The stretch of DNA AGACGGAGGACGCCGGCAGGGCAGCGACTGATGAGGAACGCATAGTGCAGAATGTTGGGTCGTGTAGTGAAAGAGTGCTGCTTGTTGTGCTTGAGATTTGGTAAAAGATGTTCGGACGAATGAAGTCGAGTGTCGAAAGTTGAAGTAAGTGTCAGTTGGTTGTGGTAGTCGTTGTTGATTGCTGCTTGTCGTAATGGTTGGTTGCTGATACAGAAAGAAACAAGAATTGAGAGGGGATCGCTTGCATACTTATGGTTGCCAGACTCGGTCCATGTGCTGCTCCCTCGCTGCAGCTCTGTCACACATCATCCTCATGAGTCTTCCTCTACGTGACCATCAAAGCAACAGCTGATGGACTCGAGCACACCGAGTGTGACGAGGCTCATGTGCGACTCGAAATTTGCTTAATGATGAAATGCCCCTGATTTCCGGTGCGTGATCCATGTCGAGGTTGGAGCTCGATTCCAATAGAATTTCGCAGGACCAGCCAACTGACGGCTCTGCCAATAGTATTGCTTGGAGACTTATCAGGTTCGATAGACGAAATCGGCTCCCGGCTCAAAGCCTCCAATGCAGGCAGCTTAGCAAGTAGCAATAGCTCACTTCAATCCCTCGATGGTCACCTGTCTCAGGCATGCGGTGACTCCGAGCGCCTTGGTCACAATTGTAGCTCGATAGTAGAATGCTGGCGAGAAAACGAATCTGCTGATCCGGCTGGGCATGGCAGAGGTCATGCCAATGGTCGATCAGGCTGTCGAATGTGACGATCCGCATTAACAGTATGCAAGCTGTGCTGACCTCGGAGCACGTGGTAGTCGTGTGCACCGCAAGATATCTCGCATTGAGGCAACATCACCCAGTTTGATGGATGTCCCCATGGTCGCTGCATCTAGTTAGCGTACAGCTTGTACACTACTCGAACGGAATGGCCGCCATGGTCGCGAATCAGACTTGCCTTTTGCAAGGTCATCGATGCAGATTCACTGCTAAACCACAGCCTTTGACCAGCGGGTTAAGTCAGAGTGCGTCTCGCAAGTATCTGAATGGACTCTGAAAAGAGACacatccatcatcatcatgcgTGCTGCAGAAATGAATTGCTAAGACTTACCCGTGTCTGTTCATAGGCGATAGTTTCATGTTATCATGGTGGTGCCCTTCGTTTTGCCGGTCTCCATCTTTGCTGTACGTGCACCGAATTGAATCTTCAAGGAACGTCAGCTAACCTCGTGTAGATCTTCAGAAGAACTTACTGCTCGCTTTCTCTCTCTGGCTACTCCCGCCATTCCTAACTTCCAGGCGAGACATCTTAGGACCTTCTTGCCTGGCTCAATTGAGGCACAAGAGCTGAGCCGCCCTCCCTCGATGCTCATGGAGTCTCCGAAATCACACTTGTCCAGTAACGAGCACTGCAACGCCCACGCCACGAAAGCTTCGTCGAGGAATGGAAATCTCGCCTCCCTGGCCCAGTGGCTGATCACGCGATCGTCACGACCGAGATTCCGTTTACCGAGCCTGGCCACATCGAGATCCAGCTCATCGAGTAGCCCTTCGTAACCTTGCCTCCTAAAGGCCGTGGCGTGGCGAGTGTACCCAGCGAAAAGCTCGTCAGCACCTAATCCGGAGAGCAATACCCGTGCTTGTGACATGTAGGCTTGCTCCGCGCCATGAGAGCAATCGCGCCCTCTTCCCCGCGCAGCAAAGTATagtgcagcagcgatgctGAGATCCATTTCGGTGTTGTGTGGATGCATAAGCTCCATAACCTGCTGACGGTGCTCGAGATACTCTGAGTACGGGACGTCGATAGCGACGAATCGCCATTTGCGCGGTGAACATACTTTTCCAAGCTCGGCATACGAGGCTCGTCCTGTAATCCGATCCGGACACAGCTCGTAGGCACCCTCGCCAGCATCCTTGTGAGAACGCGGATTCTGGAAAGCGACGTTGAGCAAATCAATGACCGCATCTTCAGGTAGCATATCATGACAGATTCTTGCAAGCACGGTGCAGTCAAGTCCGCCTGAGAAAAGGATTGCCAACTTAGCTTTTTCAAAGTTTGACTCTTGTGATCGCAGCGGCGGATCTGGTATTCCGAGTATACGAGCACGCAGAGAGTCTCGCAAGAGCTTATCCAACATGGACACTGAGGGTGATGTCTCGTCGAGCGTGCACGAACGAGCGGTTAACTCTCGCTGAAGAGACAGCCGGGGAATGACCTACCTTTGAATAAGTCTTGTGGCATAGTCTGGCCAATTTGGCGCAACCTACAGAATCATTGTCATCTTGGAGACTATCAGCGAAATTGTAGGGTACCTTGAAAATAGGCAGATCGCCCCAAGTCTGGCACCCAGCAAAGTCTTGCTGGGAAGCTGAGCGCAGAGCTAGGTCAACGCAGTAGACTCCATCGGCCTCCACTTCTGCCCAGGCTCCGTGCATCGACGAGTCGCCAACGCTACTCAAAAGTAACTCGCCACGTTGGTCTATTTTCCAGAGCAAAGAACGACGTCCGAGGAAATCTCGTCCAAAGAAGAGCCTAGACGACTTCTCGTTAAAGAATACGAAGGCGTAAGGTCCAGCTACCCGAGCAAGCGACCTTGCGATGGCGCGCAGACTGGCTCTGATAGCTTCGGCTGTCCCTGCACCAAAGTCGCGTACTTCTGCAAGTCCTTCGGAAAGCAGTTGGTGCACGGCAGCCGTGTCGTTGCCGAGGGGAGGCTGCCCTCGAATTTTCCATGCTTCACCATTCCAGCAAAGTACAGCTTGACACTCGGCTGTGCGAAGAGGTTGATCTGTGGTGACATTGCCGCGGAGAGATAGAACGGTAGAGAAGAGTGTCAGATATGTTCTCGTTTCGCCGGAGGattcttcgacttcagcgAGCACGGTGTTCGACGCGTCCGGGCCTCGCGCTGTGAGCCTAGTCTTCATGGCTGGCGAAGGCAAAGCATGGCCGTGCCTTGCCACGGAGCAGAAGATGCCACACATGAGATAGACGATTCCAGACTTACACGTGCTGCAAGGGATCAATTTGGCGTGAAGCGTGAAGAAGCTGTTCACTTCGGCGCGGCTTGCATAATAAGGCTTCGCTTACTCCCGAAGCTTACCAAAGCGGAATccgcgacagcgacagcgttGCCCAACACCTCGACATCGATCAGCCAACACACAGAACACGACACGACAGTCATCCACAATGTCCGGCGCACCAGACAACACAAATCCTGCAAACCCAACTGCAAAAGCTTCGGCCGCAAACGTATCCGACTCTGACCCGAACGACAAGCCACTTCAGCCACAGAACAAAGCTGCGCAGCTtgaggaggacgatgaatTCGAGGACTTCCCCGTAGAAGGTCGGCTTCACTTGAGCGAGAAGTGACGTTCGACAAGAGCTGACCAGCGTTGGTAGATTGGGCAAAGGAGGACGAGGTTGGCCAACAGGCTGGCAACACACATCTCTGGGAGGAGAGctgggacgatgatgacacgACCGACGACTTTGCAGTGCAATTGAAGGaggagttgaagaagatggggAAATGAAGATGCAGGATGCATCGGCTTGACCAGAAGCAGTGATCCTGATGCGTGCGACCAAGCAGCGATGGCGAGGCAAACAAACCAGCAGCCCAACGTGGTGGAGTGGTGACCGCACGCCGCCGGGAAACCAGAGAAGCTGCGTTGGGAAACGCATCTATGAGATATGACGCTAAATCGATGTGATCGGCATCGATGGATATACAACTCCGACAACAAGTCGAAGGAAACAATGGTTaacgagctgctgcttctgtaGGACTGCGTCACGTACGGGTGGCACCTCTCTTCGGACGATGGCATTGCTCTACGTGCACATTGATCTAATTCTCAGCCGATGGCCCTACTTGCTCAAGAGCGCATTGCAGACAATCACAGTCTACTGCCTTGTATTCACGACTTCGCGGACAATGCAGAAACACCAGGCAGGTCCTTGCcctcgagcagctcgagcgaTGCACCACCACCGGTCGAGACGTGGCTGAGCTTCTCCTCCACGCCGTACTGAGCAGCAACGGTAGCAGTGTCGCCTCCACCGATGATGACAATCTTGCCATTCTGTGCAGCCGCCACAGCAGCATCCATGGTCGCGCGAGTGCCCTTCTCGAAGGCCTTCATCTCGAAAACACCCGGTGGGCCGTTCCAGAGGATCGTCTTAGCATCATCAATGGTCTTCTTGAAAAGCTCGACACTTTTCTCCCCGCAGTCCAAACCCATCCACCCATCTGGTATGCCGTCCTTGTCTTCGGCGTACCCAGTCTTTGCATCAGCCGCGAACTTGTCTGCAGTGACGTAGTCGACTGGCAGTGTGATCTTGAcattctgcttcttggcctTTTCCACCAGCTCTTTGACCTTCTTTGCGCCAGCCTCATCATAGAGGGAGTTGCCAATCTTCATGCCGTCCAACTCTTTCTTGAAAGTGAAAGCCATCCCGCCGCAAATGATGAGAGAGTTGACTTTGTCCAGCATGTTCTCGATAAGTTGAATCTTGTCCGACACCTTCGCGCCTCCGAGAATGGCAAGGAATGGTCTCTGTGGGCTCTCCAGTGCCTTAGCAAAGTACTCCAATTCCTTCTTGACCAAGAAGCCCGAAGCCTTCTGTGGGAGGTCTACGCCGACCATGGAACTGTGCGCGCGGTGTGCAGTACCAAAGGCATCATTGACATAGATGTCTCCCAGTGCCGTCAAGCCCTTGCGGAACTTTTCAACATCAGCCTTGTCGGCCTTGGTCTTGTTGCCGTCCTTGTCTTTGCTTGAACCCTCCTCTTCGGCGTGGAATCTCAAGTTCTCCAACAGCACAACACCTCCGTTATTCTGCTCGATCACTATCTTCTCCACCTCAGGTCCGACGCAGTCCTCTGTGAAAgtgatcttcttgccaagtagcttctccagctccgcgGCGACCGGCTTCAGCGAGAATTTGCTGTTTGGCTTCCCATCAGGACGGCCGAGGTGAGACATCAGAACCACCGCTTTTGCACCGTTCTCAATGGCATATTTGATGGTCGGTAGCGCACCGACAATTCGCTGGTTGTTGGTGATTTTCGAGTTGGTCTCCTTGTCGAGTGGGACGTTAAAGTCCACCTGTGTCAAAAATGTTCGTGTCAATGCTTGCTCTAATGACTCCTAACTTTCGCAGGAACTCACGCGAATCAGGACGCGCTTGTCCTTGACGTCGACGTCAGCAATCGAGAGTTTGTTGCTTAGAGACATTGTGGCTCTGGTATTATTTCCCGCAATGCTGTGAGGGACTTTGCGACCAAATGTGTTGTTGATTCGTTTTTGATGGTGGGGTTGAGAAGTTGTCCGCGGGGCAGGCGTCGAGTTGAGAGCCTCAAGTGTTCTGGCAGTACGTCACAGCTTTCGCGACTTTACGAATTCAGAAAAAGAAGAATCAACGCAGGTGAACTGAGTTGTATAACAAGAAACACGTACATGCTACCGCCTTCGCCCGAGGCTATGCTACCCACTTTTCATGCTATGCAGTCCCAGGATGCCCCAATCGCCAAACGCCAAGCTGAGACACAGGTGAAGTCTTCCGAGTATCTCCGACGGGGTCTTGCCAGATGCTGTTCATTCGTTCCATTTTACATTTCATTGGTGAAAGCGCCAACGCTGCAGTCCTAAGCCGAGACGGCGGGCGATCGTGCAGGACTTTCCACAGGCTCATCCGAAGAGTTCGTCAACGACAAGTACGCCGTCCAGAAGATACCGACTGTTGACACAAACGGCTGTATATCGTCAGTCTCGTAAAGACATGCTATTCGAGTAGCACTTACAATTTGAAACTGTATCGGCATCACTCGAAAGTTCAACACCTGTACGAGCGGCCATACTATGAAGTTCGCTTTGAGTGCTGGCAGGTACACGTCCTGAAACTTGCGAACGACAGCTCGTTTCCCACCGCCCTCTGCGACTGTCATGAATGTGAAGAATGCCGCGAGACCTGCAATAGACGTCAGAGCTTGCCAGACAGGAAATCTTTGCTCGTCACTGCCCGACTCACCGACTGGCGCAAAGAGGAACTGGTCGAACGCAACTCTTCGCAGAGCATTTGTAGTACCCTTGCCCTCTCCAGAGACGATAGGAAATATCCTGTTCAAGAACCCAAACCACTTATGCTGTACAGGGGCCATCATAAAACCATATGCCATGAACCTCGTCAACCTTTCGAAGTCGAATGGAGGCGGTCCTCGTTTGGACGCAGGTGTCATATAATCGTCTTCCGGCCACGGCACTTTCCTGTCCAGGTCATGAATCTCGATCGAAAGGAAgccatcttcgccatcgctggGATTCAGCGCCTTCTGCCGTTGTCGCCGGCGCACGGCGGTGAGTGTTTGTGCCACCGTATCTGCGATACCTCCAAGTACCTAGTTCCCAGCTCATGTCAGAGTTGCGCCTATTGCGATGTAGATGTTGGACTCGCACAACATACTGCGTTGGTGATCATTGTGGTGAGGATGGGTCGGTTGGCATAGTAGGCGTTGAACCTGCGTACGAGGATCGAAACCATGGTGATCTGGATGAGGGCGATCTAAAAAGAGACTCGGGTGGTAAGTAGGTGACTCTGTCGTCGATGCGCTGTATTGGAACTGTACTCACGATCGCATGCAAGAGAGGCTGCAGCAACGGCGACAGGTCAGCACATGTTCGATCCGGCGGGCGGGACTCTCAGAACTGCCCAGTTTGCGGGACAACATACATATCGTCCATATATGTATCGACTGTTGAGCTGCCTCAGCAAGCGCTTCCGCGTGTCGTTGATGACCATCTCGTCGAGGAGTGTGATGCGCAAAATAACAGCTGGATGACGTTACGTTTTGCTGCTCGGTCGCGCAGGGGCGTGTCGCGGTGAAACCTCGAACCAGTCCGCCACACACGCTCCGACTGTGGTACAATCGATCGCAAGAGTGCGCGGGACTGCTGTGTCGGGGTGGTGCTGGGAACGCTGTTCACACTTGGCGTTGCCCGGTGCCGTCAGACTGCTGCTACACATGTATTGGGTTGGAGGAGGCCCAGGACATGCATGCGCCTGGCGGATGCCGGCAACCGTCTCGCGGCCGATCTTCCCCAGGTTTGCGTTTTGTGGCGTATAGGCTAGTCTAATTTCTTGGCTCGGCTTAGTAATGGCGCGATTGGAATTGTGTAGACATGGCATGGCTCTATCACTGTGCAAGATTTGGGACATGGATGGTCAAGGAGACCGTGTGAGAGCTCTAGATATTATGTTGCGCTTAACGCGAGGCAAGCGTCCACTGCCCTACCCACGTTGCCCTCCTGTGCGGTCACAACATCCTCAATGACTTCACGATCGAGGTTGGGGAACATGCTCTGAAGAGTCCTGAAAGAATGGTCAGCATCGAAATTGTAAGTACGGAAAAGAATGGGAACATGACATACTCTACCACGACCTTGTGCTCGCGCACCCTTACCGCCTGCGCCTGTGCCACCTCTGCACTGGCTTGcctggcagcagcatcatctgCAATCTGTCGTTGCTGGCTTCGCTGTCTTTCTGCCGAGAGTCGTGCATGCCCGCTGCGGTCCCGCTCGAGCTGCGGCGCCGGGCTCAAGCCTCGTGGCGTGTGGCCTGACCTGGTCTGCTTCTCATCCGCGTTTCCATCGTCGGAAAAGATGCGCCCAATGCTGCTTAGTGGTTTCTGTATACTTCGTAGGAGCCCAGTCATAGAATCGGGTTCGGCATCGTCATTACCAGCACGGCTGGACTGGGCTACTCTTTCGGGGAGACGTTGGCTATGACTCCGTCTAGGAGTGGATTGTTCCACTTCCACGCTATTGCGCGGCGTCACCTCCGGCTGGCTGAGGGCACTTTTCTCACTCAGATGGCTCATGGGTCCGGAAGGTCGCGACATTTGTGCCTTGTGGTCGTGCTCGTCTGCTCTATTCTTCTCGGCGATTGCGCTCACAGCGCGCTCGACATTCTGCTCAAACTCCGCATCCGAAATGGTCAGGTTCGTGCGATCCAGGTTCTCGATGAACGTCACCACACCCATCAGGGACGACATGTAGTAGCCTGCCTCTCCACCTAGCTTATCCTGGTTTCTAAATCTCCAGATGTATTGCACATTACTGACAAGATGTTCAGGACGTGCCCGCAGTACTGTGTAGATGAGTAGCGGCACAAAGGCATCAGCTGATTGGTCCTGTTTAGCATTTTTCAGAAAGCCAAAGATCACTTTGCAACAATTCAACACGCAGATGACCTTGTCTCGTGGTGCACGGTACGAATtgatcttgagcagctccTTCTGCGCGAGTGTCAAAAATTTATCGCCCTTCGCTCCCAAAGTCTTCACATCAAGATGTTCTTCACGAATCCAGCCATAAATCTTGATCTTTTGTGCGATCACATCGTCGCGTTCGACATCTTCTTGATGCTGACCACGTCTTCCGGGGCCATGGACGGAGGCCTGATCAGCCTGCATGCGATGACTCCTTGTGCCCTTTCGAGGACTTGA from Cercospora beticola chromosome 1, complete sequence encodes:
- the SEM1 gene encoding 26S proteasome complex subunit yields the protein MSGAPDNTNPANPTAKASAANVSDSDPNDKPLQPQNKAAQLEEDDEFEDFPVEDWAKEDEVGQQAGNTHLWEESWDDDDTTDDFAVQLKEELKKMGK
- a CDS encoding uncharacterized protein (BUSCO:EOG09262F22), translating into MSLSNKLSIADVDVKDKRVLIRVDFNVPLDKETNSKITNNQRIVGALPTIKYAIENGAKAVVLMSHLGRPDGKPNSKFSLKPVAAELEKLLGKKITFTEDCVGPEVEKIVIEQNNGGVVLLENLRFHAEEEGSSKDKDGNKTKADKADVEKFRKGLTALGDIYVNDAFGTAHRAHSSMVGVDLPQKASGFLVKKELEYFAKALESPQRPFLAILGGAKVSDKIQLIENMLDKVNSLIICGGMAFTFKKELDGMKIGNSLYDEAGAKKVKELVEKAKKQNVKITLPVDYVTADKFAADAKTGYAEDKDGIPDGWMGLDCGEKSVELFKKTIDDAKTILWNGPPGVFEMKAFEKGTRATMDAAVAAAQNGKIVIIGGGDTATVAAQYGVEEKLSHVSTGGGASLELLEGKDLPGVSALSAKS
- a CDS encoding uncharacterized protein (BUSCO:EOG0926499W); the protein is MSSVHEDAAGTEEGGQRPVTPPKPALSRALSDRFSVGLDKGQVSTEDDRPQKENVSDMSSTVSEAQPEVVEGVADMNGSAKEEGGDYSHARAEIERQASEHLARRATEMSLSREDDNDEQHHLSQVPASTMDKHDLPETPPPPAPPRKDKHDEKAISKDVEYDEKHPPQNEDAQPELPEAPSGTNEPTGAEIQNIMDQFESGMGGLEEQAIMSPRLERQQPMLVLPPRSSSLEAQPSYTLSPQSTGQSVASPTPLRPQGTGNSIASSLQGGKGDDSASIKSARAGSLFQPPPPEPEPEAALPFDFHRFLEQLRNKSADPVARYLRSFLGEFGKRQWMVHEQVKIISDFLEFISRKMAQCEVWRTVSDAEFENAKEGMEKLVMNRLYSFTFSPAIPAAPSSPRKGTRSHRMQADQASVHGPGRRGQHQEDVERDDVIAQKIKIYGWIREEHLDVKTLGAKGDKFLTLAQKELLKINSYRAPRDKVICVLNCCKVIFGFLKNAKQDQSADAFVPLLIYTVLRARPEHLVSNVQYIWRFRNQDKLGGEAGYYMSSLMGVVTFIENLDRTNLTISDAEFEQNVERAVSAIAEKNRADEHDHKAQMSRPSGPMSHLSEKSALSQPEVTPRNSVEVEQSTPRRSHSQRLPERVAQSSRAGNDDAEPDSMTGLLRSIQKPLSSIGRIFSDDGNADEKQTRSGHTPRGLSPAPQLERDRSGHARLSAERQRSQQRQIADDAAARQASAEVAQAQAVRVREHKVVVETLQSMFPNLDREVIEDVVTAQEGNVGRAVDACLALSAT